In Camelina sativa cultivar DH55 chromosome 13, Cs, whole genome shotgun sequence, the genomic window TCAAGAAGACGTATCGCTAGATTCAAGAAAGCCACCGCCATGGAGGAAACAGATCACGGTTCGATCCATCGTCGCGAGTTTGTTGATAGGGATTGTCTACAGCGTGATCTGTCTGAAGCTGAACCTAACGACAGGACTCGTCCCGAATCTCAACATCTCATCAGCTCTCTTGGCTTTTGTCTTTCTCAAATCTTGGACCAAAGTTCTCCAAAAAGCAGGAATCGTTACTACTCCTTTCACACGTCAAGAGAACACTATCGCTCAGACTTGTGCCGTTGCATGTTACAGCATCTCCCTTGCAGGTTATATATAATTCACACACACAATACGAGTTTTCACATATTGGACTAAGTTTCCATATGTCACAGGTGGGTTTGCATCGTACCTGCTTGGTTTAAATAGACGAACGTACGAGCTAACGGGAGTAAACACCGAAGGAAACAATCCTCGTGGTATAAAAGAGCCTGGTGTTGGATGGATGACCTCATTCCTTTTTGTTACTAGCTTCATTGGACTTGTTGTATTAGTCCCTCTTCGTAAGGTAatgatttttagaaaattatgaaacagagtaaaattttgatttcaatgGTGTGATTGATTACGGAGGATGAAATGATGTGAATAACACAGGTGATGATTATAGACTACAAGCTAACGTATCCGAGTGGAACAGCAACAGCTGTTCTTATAAATGGATTTCACACTAACAAAGGAGACAAGACAGCCAAGTatgtttggatttttctttactTGTTCATGGATTGGATTGGATATGTATATTGATGTCTTAGTCGTTTTTGATACAGGAAACAGATTCGTGGGTTTATCAATTCGTTTGGATTGAGTTTCTTTTGGGCATTCTTTGGATGGTTCTATTCAGGTGGTGACGGATGTGGATTCTCTCAGTTCCCTACATTTGGTTTACATGCTTGGAAAAAATCGTgagtttcctctgtttttgttataACCTTTTTGAGACTTTGGTTTAAACAAGTTTGATTGAAGACACTTAATCTCTTTGGGGGATACAGATTCTTCTTTGACTTCAGTATGACATATGTTGGAGCTGGGATGATCTGTTCTCATTTGGTGAATCTATCGTTGCTCTTTGGAGCGATCCTTTCGTGGGGAATAATGTGGCCTCTCATAGCCCAGCTTAAAGGTGAATGGTTCCCTGCAACATTGCCAGAGAGTAGCATGAAGAGCTTAAATGGCTATAAGGTCTGATTTTTTCATACTAGTTTTTATATACTTTGTGCGCTGTGGTAGCAAAAAGATGtgataagttttgttttgtgttgtgttgttatTAGGTGTTTATATGCATTGCATTGATATTAGGAGATGGGCTTTATAACTTTCTCAAGATACTTTTCTTCACTGTGAGAAGCCTTCACTCTAGACTCTCAAAAACCAACAGCGTCAACACATGTAAGTTTAACTGTGGAAAAATCCTACCTAACtctgttttgtatttgtttcaatgttaaaagtatatataaccaAGATTGATTGCAGTTGCAGTGGTAGAAGTTCCAGAAGATGGTACAAAAGAATCTGATAACCTGAAACGAGAGAATGAAGTATTCGTTCGGGAGAGTATCCCACTATGGATGGCTTGTGCAGGATACTTATTCTTCTCCATTGTCTCCATCATTGCGATCCCTCTGATGTTCCCTCAGTTGAAATGGTACTTCGTCCTCGTAGCTTACCTTCTAGCTCCATCTCTCAGCTTCTGTAACGCCTATGGTGCTGGCTTAACCGATATGAACATGGCTTACAACTACGGTAAAGCGGCACTCTTTGTGATGGCGGCATTAGCTGGAAAACACGACGGCGTGGTGGCTGGAATGGTTGCTTGTGGTCTCATCAAATCAATCGTCTCTGTCTCCGCTGACTTGATGCACGATTTCAAGACAGGACATCTAACGCAAACCTCGCCACGCTCGATGCTTGTGGCGCAAGCTATCGGGACAGCCATAGGCTGCGTGGTTGCGCCGCTtaccttctttctcttctacAAGGCCTTTGACGTTGGAAACCCGGACGGTGAGTACAAGGCTCCTTATGCTATCATATACAGAAACATGGCAATCCTCGGTGTTCAAGGTCTCTCGGCTCTCCCCGACCATTGCCTTGAGCTTTGCTACGGGTTCTTTGCATTTGCGGTTGTTGCCAACCTGGCAAGAGACTTCTTGCCAGAGAGGCCAGGGAAATGGATCCCACTCCCGATGGAAATGGCTGTACCGTTCCTGGTGGGTGGGTCGTTCGCAATCGATATGTGTATTGGGAGCTTAGTGGTATACGTTTGGAATAAGGTGAACCGTAAGAAGGCAGATGTGATGGTTCCGGCTGTTGCATCAGGTTTGATATGTGGCGATGGTCTCTGGATTCTGCCTTCTTCTTTGCTGGCTCTGGCTAAGGTTAAACCTCCTATGTGTATGAACTTCACTGCGGCTCATTAAGGCATAAGAGATTTTACAGACAAAACCCGTAACTCATTGCCGGAGGAATGTATACTAGATGTGGTTAGATTAGGAGTAGACAGTTAAAAGAGGAACTAAACctcatatatacatatgtcttaatacaacaatataattaataatttttgaataaGAATGAACAGAATGAGAGAGTTGGTTTATTCTTTTACCGGCGGAAGATTCTCTTTCCcggcacaaaaaaaattgtttcatatACAAAACTGAAAATGGAGTCAGAGAAACTCACCTCTGGAAGTTTCACAACACACCACACAAATCATGACTACATTGATTCTGGCCTTGATATGTTAAACCTGGATTTAGATAGCACCATTGCGGTAAATCAAATCCTCTGACGACTTGCCATGAACAAGTATGTATATCACAGTTGCGTCCCAAGCACCAAGGAGTGATAAGCCAGTACACAGGGTAAAGGATTATGGGATGGAGTGTTCAATCTTGGTATGGAGGGTAGCAATAAGGTCATGTGCATCGTCTAAGAGCTTCCACACGTCTAGTTTCCCTACCATATTGTGGCACTCCCGGAGAATCTCCTCCATGCTACTGTACTTTTCTATTATGAGTTTCCTCCTCTGCAGCACTGAAGCTGCTACGGCATATAGCAACAAATCATCTGTGGGAGGGGCTCTATGCTTTATCCGGCGGCTCCAAGAAGACTTCCCCATCCCAGCTCTTATCGCAGCTTGGTCTGCCCAAATCACTTCCCAAAGATACAGCGTTTGGTCCAGAGTCAGCTCCCTTCTAAACATCACAAGAACCATtctataaacaaagaaacagtCTTCTGCTTTGACTTTCTCAAGATGCTTGTAGAGCTGTGAGTCTTTGGATTTGATAATCTTTGAGACTATGTTCAGTTGCCTTGTGATCCCAACCTCATCAAGTCTGAAATTCTGACGAGCCTTCTTCATGAACCCAACAAAACACCAAAATGCCTCGTAGTCATCAGGTATGACAGAGAGTATAGGGGAGAGGAGATCACTCATTCCTTGGCAATAGCCAATTTCAGGGTCATATAAAGCATAGGCTTCAAGGACAGCAACAAGACGTGCAGCGTGAAATATTTTTGAAGGTTCCAAATGATTGTAATCCTTTAAGACAACTGCGTCAGCAGCTCGCCGTGCCCTATTCTCTGATACCATAGCTTGGGATGAGGAATATGGAGTCCACTCTGTATCAGCACGAAGAGCGTCGAGACGGATGATACGCTGCCAAGTCACAAAATCCTCTTTGGTACGAGAAATGAATATGCTGGATGAAGAAGTATGATTTTCATCCTTCCCTTCAGAAGAAGGAACGAGCTGAACAGAATCATTCTCATCTGAAGAATCTGAGTCTGAGGACTCAGAATTCAGCTGTCTCGAACCAGTGTAGTCTCTATCAAGCTTACATGAGACATCACTCATGTAACCATTATCTTCTATGTTGTCTTTGTCGCTAGAGAGAGACTTGTGGTCGCTGCAAGTATCGTCATCAGAACATGAACTGTCAGAGTCTTGCGCCAGTGACCAACAACTATCACGCCCGTCTTGAGTAGTTTTATTGATCTTGTTTAACTTAAACGTCCCACTGTTTTGTCTTTGAAGTCTTTTGCACTGCCTGCGTAGTCTCTCATACACTTTTCTGCAATTATAGTAAGGTTAAGTAAAATCAAGTTACAGATgaacaaaaaagatatatagagaTCTTCCAACGATGAGTCATCTATTTCTCACCTTCTCCAAGTTCTTGTAGCACCTCTCTCTTCTTCGGAACTATTCAAATCACACCTGTTTTgtggagaagaaaataaacaatggTAAGGGATATGAAGCAAGAACCAAATGGTTCTGTGAGTATATATAAGTGTGTCGTCGTGACATAAGTGATGATGCTTTCTTAACAAATCAGTCAAAATGTGCAATATTTGCCACCCAAATTTCACGTTATAACCAGACAATGTCCTTTGATTTCAACACATCACAAGCAACACAAGTAGAGCATAAACAAATCAACTACCACAAGTGCTACAACTAATAgagtttgaatatatatatatatatatacttacactCCAAGAAGGAACGGCCACACTTCTGACCGAATGCTAGGATCAATGCCCTACAAgaagatataagaaaatgaataaatccAAAAACATTTGTAAATCACTGAAAAACTTCACAATGCTGTCAAAGCTTTGACTCACTCTACTCCGGACTTTCTTCAACAGATCCACTCCCCCATTCCGAAGTCTACCCTCAGGGGTGAAAAGTTTTTTCCACCGGCGGAGTGTGACAGGtttctttcgttttcttctgGACCAGGGTGATTTGAGTCGATGCCTGAACAGAAAACAGGAAATGAAATAGTTTCAGAAAACTCCCTGCTTGTTCTGATAGAATATAAACCAtggaacataaaaaaaaaaaagacatgatgATATATAGAACAACACTACACTTTCAAAACCTCACAAACATAGATAAGGAGCAAGATAGTGTTGAGATCCTATATGTGGAAAATAACTGAATGGTTCATTAggacaaaagttaaaaaacaaatccaacCATTGATCCTGTAATAAAGACAACAAACACTTAGAAGCAATGTACTAAATTCTAGATAAGATTATTTTCTCTATCAACAAGCAATCAAAAATATCATCTAAACCACTGAGAAAGAACTATCAAAAATCTCAGGATTCAAAGAAACACATTCCCAATCGAATTTTCAAGAACTAAAAATGAtagatatatagagagagagactcacggatcagaagaagaagaagaagaagaagaagaagaacaagaagcaggagaagaagaagaagtaacaaGGACGAAAGCAGAACGCAAATGAGTCCACggagatgatggagaagaaggaataGGAAACGAAGACTTCGTTTGAATTCTTCTAAGAGCTTTCATCGAACctagactctctctctctctctctctctctctctctctctctctctctctctctgtcttcctcttcctcaatTTAAAGGTTCAAAGATCAGAAAATGCCCAGTACGAATCGGCAACAGATTTGATCCAAAAACTCCGGCGAAAACCATAAGACCTCTCCTCCTCCGTGTCAGCCGcgtagttgaagaagaagaactagcttccgcctccttctctgttataaagtttggatttttattttctttatgttcTCTCTCTCCAGAATCTGAAAGAGAGGGGGGAAGTCAAAATGGGGAGAGTAAAGAGAAGAAGGTCATATACTCTCAATCAATGTTGGAAGCCTTAAAGCCTATTCCTTTGgcttttttatatacaaagttcgttaccaccaccaccactactacTACGCTCAGAAAAAtactcaaatttttattaacacATTTAGtccttttacttttctttatttatttctttcctCTTTAATCATATTCACAGTCAACAGTAATATAATGTATCTaaagatgatttggtttttactaattgtagtcaaactaaattaaatttcttaGTATATATGTCGATCTATACCCCATATATGTTTCCAACTACAAGTCTTTTTCATCAACAATCAAAATCTCATATGAATCACATACCATTTATATTTCCCATATTCCATTGTTGTAatacatgcttcaatttaggaAATAAATATCTTACTCACTCACCACAAGGTCCACAACATCTAtcttgttttaagttttaacacaCTCATATCTCGGCTACACTATATACCAACTTTAAAAGTCAAAATGACTCAACGGTCTCAAAACAACCATTAGATAGAGAATGTTGGTTCTGATATATTTTGACTCAAAACACCCCAAAGGCCCAAACCATTGATTTGATTCATTATTTCCCAATGTCAAGTACACTTTTATTACAACAACCTCTTCCTAAATGGAGAGAGTCCGCGAATTAAACCACTCGACCTAACAatccaaaaaaccaaaccgaaggAGTAGTCACATATGGTAAGTGAAATGAAATGGAAAACATTACGACTTAGAGCTTGGAAGAGGCTGGTTtatcaagaaaccaaaccagCTCCTCTTCAGCAGAAACAGAACCCGCAGGTGGTACTGTCCCAGTCTTCTTCAGAGCTGCCTGCACGGCTTCAGCTTTGCCAGAACCGCAAACGACTAGAGCTACATGTGCAGAGGAGTTGATCACCGGGAATGTGAAGGTGATTCTTTCAGACGGCGGTTTTGGAGAGTCGGTGATTGAAACTACCCATTTCTTGTTCTCGTTGCAGAGACCATGTCCAGGGAATAAGGATGCTACGTGGCCATCAGGTCCCATACCGAGAAGCATGAGATCAAATTTGGGGAAGCCGGTTGTTTCAGATACGCGGAGTATATTGGTCTTCACCAAATGTTTGAGACAGGTCTCGTAATCATCAGCTGCAGCCTCGGCGGATAGTGATTCGTTGATTGCATATACGTTTCCAGCTGGAATTGGAACCTGAAGAGCTCTTATCATCAGTTCACTGAAAAAGTTACTATAATCATTTGTTTCAGTCATTTAAAACGTTTGAATCAAGAGTTATGTGATTCATTGTGCACTCTATACACACTGAGTCTCAACCACCACTATAGcaattcaatataaaaaaagaaatgaagataACTATGCGATTTATAAGGATGTATCGAGAAACCTTTAATGAACATGTGAGACCAACAATGAAGGGGACAGAGAATGTTCCAAATACCTTGGATAGAAAACCATCATAAGCTAGCTTGTAGTTGCTGTCGTCGTGTTCCTTTGGCACAACCCTCTCATCAACCCAAAAGAAATGCCACCTCGCCCAATCGATCGAATCAGCATAAGGAGATTCAACTAACTTCCTGCAAAGTTTGAGCAAAGCATTTCcattggaaaaaacaaaactttatcaAGAAAGTAagtcaaaatatgaaaaaagCTATGTCCTTGATCAGCCATAGCTGCTAAAGAGTGAGTTTCATGGATTGAATAGAACAAGAACTCAACAGAAAACTAAGAGAATCACAGATTGCAAAACAAACCAAGAACAGTCATACATCCTCTTCAAAACCAATAATGAATGATGATAAACATTAGGTTCATTAATCGAACGTTTAGAGTAGTACCCATGAGATTGAGATCAAACAAAACCTAGTTACTTTGAATCCCATTCACAAGTCAAATTCGCATAtgttaaaccctaaaaattaagACTTTACAAATCCCTAAGTCCCAAATCAAGTCTAGCCAATCTTCACAAGCCATAAAAATTATCATGGTTTAAAAtcgaaagaaagaagaagaacacacacacacctgaGCGATTTGATGAGAGAGCCACCAGAGACAACGACAGTGAAAGCGCCTCTCTCTTTACAAAACTTATCGGAGAGATCAGCTGTGAATTTAGCCAAATCAACCGCCAAATTCTCCTCGAGATCATAAATCtcaactcttttcttcttctcctccgccGTCGTAGCCATGCTTCTCACCTCCAGTACCTTTCTCCGAGTATGAGATAGTCTCCGGCTAGTAGATCCAGTTCCGATCGATGAAACAGAGAAGGATTCAAAACGAGACGCactataagaagaagaagagcaagtgAGACGATTCTTGGGGGCAGAATAATTAGAACGGAGGTTGGTGGGCGATGAGAATAGAATCGAGCGaagggaacaagaagaagaagtagccattgtaaaacaaattaaaaaaggtCGCGACTTTATAGTTAAAGTGAGCAACTTTGACTTCGTGAAGTAGCACAGGACAAGTGACCAAACTCGGTTTTAAACTAATCATGttaaagttttaagttttaatgtaGTAGTAGGCATTCGAAAGACACAACTTTTATTAGATATACGatacaaataaaacatagaGCTGATCAATGTCCTTTAGGGATCTTAGAGGCAGCAGCTTGGTCAAGAAACCATATGGCTTCTACGTCAGCTGTGAGCCAAGCTGAAGGCAAGTCAAGGTTATCTTTGAAAACCTCAGCGACCGCATCGGCCTGAGCCTCATCACAAACGGCCATGAGGTTGTAGGAAGCGCAGTTAATGACAGGTAAAGTGAAGGTGATTCTCTTCGGTGGCGGTTTTGGGGAATCGGTGATGTAAGTTACCAACTTTGCTTTCTCCTTGATCTGATAGTGCCCCGGGAACAAAGACGCCATGTGACCGTCCGGGCCCATTCCTAGGAGCTGGAGGTCGAACTGTGGGAAGCCAGAGGATTTGTATGTCCGGATGATGTTTCGGTTCACTAGTCTTTTGATGCATTCCTCGTAGAGTAATGCGGCGCCTTTGGCATCACCCAGGGCTGCACAGTCTTGGTCAATTGCATATATGTTCGCAATTGGAATCGGTACCTATACGTAGAGAGTGAATTATTTGTGTACGTCAAGATCATCTAACAAAACagtctattaaaaaaaaatcatattgaagTTGAGAAGAGAGACCTACACAAGAATAAATGGCATCATCATTTTAATTGAtgacaattgtttttttttactaacattTAGGTATATTTGTTTGATACAAGATTTGTCTCAAGGCATCAATAAATAGTTTGATATAACTTGTGTCTGAGGTGATCACAAGAAAGATACGGACCTTGGAGAGAAACCCATCAAAGGCGAGTTTGTAGTTGCTGTCCTTATGGTCCAATGGAACAACTCTCTCGTCCACCCAGAAAATGTGCCACTTTGACCATTCGATGCTTTCTTGGTACACTGGTTTCAACAGTTCACTGCAAAATTAagttaactaattaattaacacTGGATTTTAAATCTTTGTAAAATATGAtcagattataaattaaatgcATAAGATTCAGAGATTtagtaaatctatatataataacaaagaagaaaaagattttcttatataaccTGAGCCAAGAGATGAGGTCACCACCGGAAAGAACAAGGGTGAAATAGCCTCTCTCCTTGCAGAACTTAGCCGAGAGATTGGCCGTGTACTTGGCCATAGCCTCCGATAATTCATTCTTTGAGGGAAACacaatcttcttcctctccttttcTCCCAAAACAGATGCCATTATGGTTCTCTGTTAAGAGAATCTGATCAAAGATGAGATATGatatttaaagaagaaaaaacaagtggTGAGTTgaccaaagaaagaagaaggaacaagtgGTGTTGACTCTTGACGATGTGGTGATGAACGTGTACAATTAGGATAaacatgtattaatttttagtttaatttttacttaCGTGTATTAATGCATGTTTTCTATTAGTAAACGAGCTGTTTTGAAAGGAGTATTTTCTATTACCttgttttacttgttttttttttttgttaattagatCGCATCGAAACATATAACATGGTCTCTTATTAATTTGATATCTCACTACAGAGATAGATCATCGAGGAGGAAAGAAATATTGATCATAGTCTAAAAACACCAACTTGATCGatgatataaaatatgtctCTGAAATTAATATGTACATAAACCATAGTGCTACAAGCCTACAACGTATAAAACAAATGCATTGTCATTTTTGGTATAACTCCGTCGTTAGCGTACCGTACAATGAAACTAAACCATGTAGAACCTAAAAATGCATACATCCTATGATTTCGGCACTTTTCTACTTGGCTACAAATTTCTTGAAATCAAATCAAGTAAAAATATTTCTGTgcatgttttgatttttaaaagcgCCCTCAAGAGTattttcaaaccaaaacaaaccaaaaattttcTTCAAGagtaattcaaacaaaaacctaaCTACCAAATTACATAATATGTAAGCTAGCTGTCCAGAATCGTCGTTGGAATGTCGTCTTTCTTTGATTactttaagaaaacaatttattatttcAATAGTACGATAGTGTAGTCTTCTATATTAATTTAGTACACACCttgataaattaattagtatccTTTAGGAGGTAAATCAGATGATCCACTAAATAATGTTTACAAGTAGAATATTATTGTGTCTCCAATATTCCATGCATGCATAGCTTGCTTTCACATGGTTCGACACTGGACAAAAActagatcatatatatactcttaGGCAGGAAAATTAGGAATACacttattttgatatttattttgtttctttgaaaaTTAGCTCAATGGACAAATTTATCTCCAACACGTAAGAACGTGACTACAAGTCTACAATGAACAACTCTATCTTAGACTTaaaattaaagcaatatatagtttattgaCTACGACAGAAGATACTTGAGCAGAAACTACCAGTCTCTTGAA contains:
- the LOC104736461 gene encoding metal-nicotianamine transporter YSL2-like isoform X2 encodes the protein MENERVEREQSQFQEDVSLDSRKPPPWRKQITVRSIVASLLIGIVYSVICLKLNLTTGLVPNLNISSALLAFVFLKSWTKVLQKAGIVTTPFTRQENTIAQTCAVACYSISLAGGFASYLLGLNRRTYELTGVNTEGNNPRGIKEPGVGWMTSFLFVTSFIGLVVLVPLRKVMIIDYKLTYPSGTATAVLINGFHTNKGDKTAKKQIRGFINSFGLSFFWAFFGWFYSGGDGCGFSQFPTFGLHAWKKSFFFDFSMTYVGAGMICSHLVNLSLLFGAILSWGIMWPLIAQLKGEWFPATLPESSMKSLNGYKVFICIALILGDGLYNFLKILFFTVRSLHSRLSKTNSVNTLVEVPEDGTKESDNLKRENEVFVRESIPLWMACAGYLFFSIVSIIAIPLMFPQLKWYFVLVAYLLAPSLSFCNAYGAGLTDMNMAYNYGKAALFVMAALAGKHDGVVAGMVACGLIKSIVSVSADLMHDFKTGHLTQTSPRSMLVAQAIGTAIGCVVAPLTFFLFYKAFDVGNPDGEYKAPYAIIYRNMAILGVQGLSALPDHCLELCYGFFAFAVVANLARDFLPERPGKWIPLPMEMAVPFLVGGSFAIDMCIGSLVVYVWNKVNRKKADVMVPAVASGLICGDGLWILPSSLLALAKVKPPMCMNFTAAH
- the LOC104736461 gene encoding metal-nicotianamine transporter YSL2-like isoform X1 encodes the protein MENERVEREQSQFQEDVSLDSRKPPPWRKQITVRSIVASLLIGIVYSVICLKLNLTTGLVPNLNISSALLAFVFLKSWTKVLQKAGIVTTPFTRQENTIAQTCAVACYSISLAGGFASYLLGLNRRTYELTGVNTEGNNPRGIKEPGVGWMTSFLFVTSFIGLVVLVPLRKVMIIDYKLTYPSGTATAVLINGFHTNKGDKTAKKQIRGFINSFGLSFFWAFFGWFYSGGDGCGFSQFPTFGLHAWKKSFFFDFSMTYVGAGMICSHLVNLSLLFGAILSWGIMWPLIAQLKGEWFPATLPESSMKSLNGYKVFICIALILGDGLYNFLKILFFTVRSLHSRLSKTNSVNTFAVVEVPEDGTKESDNLKRENEVFVRESIPLWMACAGYLFFSIVSIIAIPLMFPQLKWYFVLVAYLLAPSLSFCNAYGAGLTDMNMAYNYGKAALFVMAALAGKHDGVVAGMVACGLIKSIVSVSADLMHDFKTGHLTQTSPRSMLVAQAIGTAIGCVVAPLTFFLFYKAFDVGNPDGEYKAPYAIIYRNMAILGVQGLSALPDHCLELCYGFFAFAVVANLARDFLPERPGKWIPLPMEMAVPFLVGGSFAIDMCIGSLVVYVWNKVNRKKADVMVPAVASGLICGDGLWILPSSLLALAKVKPPMCMNFTAAH
- the LOC104736461 gene encoding metal-nicotianamine transporter YSL2-like isoform X3, which translates into the protein MEETDHGSIHRREFVDRDCLQRDLSEAEPNDRTRPESQHLISSLGFCLSQILDQSSPKSRNRYYSFHTSREHYRSDLCRCMLQHLPCRRTYELTGVNTEGNNPRGIKEPGVGWMTSFLFVTSFIGLVVLVPLRKVMIIDYKLTYPSGTATAVLINGFHTNKGDKTAKKQIRGFINSFGLSFFWAFFGWFYSGGDGCGFSQFPTFGLHAWKKSFFFDFSMTYVGAGMICSHLVNLSLLFGAILSWGIMWPLIAQLKGEWFPATLPESSMKSLNGYKVFICIALILGDGLYNFLKILFFTVRSLHSRLSKTNSVNTFAVVEVPEDGTKESDNLKRENEVFVRESIPLWMACAGYLFFSIVSIIAIPLMFPQLKWYFVLVAYLLAPSLSFCNAYGAGLTDMNMAYNYGKAALFVMAALAGKHDGVVAGMVACGLIKSIVSVSADLMHDFKTGHLTQTSPRSMLVAQAIGTAIGCVVAPLTFFLFYKAFDVGNPDGEYKAPYAIIYRNMAILGVQGLSALPDHCLELCYGFFAFAVVANLARDFLPERPGKWIPLPMEMAVPFLVGGSFAIDMCIGSLVVYVWNKVNRKKADVMVPAVASGLICGDGLWILPSSLLALAKVKPPMCMNFTAAH
- the LOC104736460 gene encoding GTPase-activating protein gyp7-like, which produces MKALRRIQTKSSFPIPSSPSSPWTHLRSAFVLVTSSSSPASCSSSSSSSSSSDPHRLKSPWSRRKRKKPVTLRRWKKLFTPEGRLRNGGVDLLKKVRSRGIDPSIRSEVWPFLLGVCDLNSSEEERGATRTWRRKVYERLRRQCKRLQRQNSGTFKLNKINKTTQDGRDSCWSLAQDSDSSCSDDDTCSDHKSLSSDKDNIEDNGYMSDVSCKLDRDYTGSRQLNSESSDSDSSDENDSVQLVPSSEGKDENHTSSSSIFISRTKEDFVTWQRIIRLDALRADTEWTPYSSSQAMVSENRARRAADAVVLKDYNHLEPSKIFHAARLVAVLEAYALYDPEIGYCQGMSDLLSPILSVIPDDYEAFWCFVGFMKKARQNFRLDEVGITRQLNIVSKIIKSKDSQLYKHLEKVKAEDCFFVYRMVLVMFRRELTLDQTLYLWEVIWADQAAIRAGMGKSSWSRRIKHRAPPTDDLLLYAVAASVLQRRKLIIEKYSSMEEILRECHNMVGKLDVWKLLDDAHDLIATLHTKIEHSIP
- the LOC104736462 gene encoding probable 6-phosphogluconolactonase 5, chloroplastic; its protein translation is MATSSSCSLRSILFSSPTNLRSNYSAPKNRLTCSSSSYSASRFESFSVSSIGTGSTSRRLSHTRRKVLEVRSMATTAEEKKKRVEIYDLEENLAVDLAKFTADLSDKFCKERGAFTVVVSGGSLIKSLRKLVESPYADSIDWARWHFFWVDERVVPKEHDDSNYKLAYDGFLSKVPIPAGNVYAINESLSAEAAADDYETCLKHLVKTNILRVSETTGFPKFDLMLLGMGPDGHVASLFPGHGLCNENKKWVVSITDSPKPPSERITFTFPVINSSAHVALVVCGSGKAEAVQAALKKTGTVPPAGSVSAEEELVWFLDKPASSKL
- the LOC104736464 gene encoding probable 6-phosphogluconolactonase 4 produces the protein MASVLGEKERKKIVFPSKNELSEAMAKYTANLSAKFCKERGYFTLVLSGGDLISWLSELLKPVYQESIEWSKWHIFWVDERVVPLDHKDSNYKLAFDGFLSKVPIPIANIYAIDQDCAALGDAKGAALLYEECIKRLVNRNIIRTYKSSGFPQFDLQLLGMGPDGHMASLFPGHYQIKEKAKLVTYITDSPKPPPKRITFTLPVINCASYNLMAVCDEAQADAVAEVFKDNLDLPSAWLTADVEAIWFLDQAAASKIPKGH